In the genome of Dioscorea cayenensis subsp. rotundata cultivar TDr96_F1 chromosome 1, TDr96_F1_v2_PseudoChromosome.rev07_lg8_w22 25.fasta, whole genome shotgun sequence, one region contains:
- the LOC120263397 gene encoding protein FAR1-RELATED SEQUENCE 5-like, which translates to MTDITDEICKDDTLIFEDMEIDPNELELSQHQEDGGSQQLLHGQELAKSPQSQDEQKSERIPFVGMEFHDEEEAYRFYLDYAKSRGFGIRRGHMYRLSHSQLITCRHFVCDKEGSKCMKDKRQQEKIVHRRKDTRTNCQSRMVVSKMKSGLWTIKTFGDAHNHDLLTSPSKVMKMRSHHHISDICKSLMEALHKSRVGPSQMSRILNETLSDTGCAQITREDCSNHLRAVRSNNIGQECMAIVKYFKEKKLNDDFFFFDMELDEFGQTRSVFWADGRCRIAYSEFGDVVFDTTYQTNRFCFPFAPFVGVNHHKQSILFGCALIADEKEESFLWVFETWMKCMLGKHPQTIITDQDLAMGKAIAKVFPNSGHRLCSWHIGRNSMKYLVDLKSKEGFLGDYNSWLHRSASIEAFESKWGELKATYNIDDKHWLSKMYEIRHKWVFLYWQNIFTAGMTSTQRSESINSFFDGFVNSQTPLDEFVMQYDKALCARRNDEENEDFKTLNSMPNFHTGHPIERHAGEVYTRAVFNIFQAELRESDSMLAERIRDGTDHAKYKICNHIVIFRRDDLEDGEPIATCSCKKFETEGVLCCHILKIFKKKEVAKIPKNYILRRWSMVARNRSNVMMVDISNNAFTPLMKWNAQNMCFRIAQSISSLEMYEKIMPKLNDIFKIVGEFSFPATSGGDDVCGSHISILDPKRVKSKGRPKVNTRIKSGIDIQLSLQKKRTCSRCGRKGHYMSTCTFSLS; encoded by the exons ATGACGGATATCACCGATGAAATATGCAAGGATGACACTTTAATATTTGAGGATATGGAAATAGATCCAAATGAGCTTGAGTTATCTCAACATCAAGAAGATGGTGGTAGCCAACAACTTTTACATGGACAAGAATTGGCAAAGAGTCCACAGTCTCAAGATGAACAGAAGTCGGAAAGAATTCCATTTGTTGGTATGGAGTTCCATGATGAAGAGGAAGCATATCGATTTTATTTAGATTATGCAAAGTCTAGAGGGTTTGGGATAAGAAGAGGACACATGTATCGTTTGTCTCATTCTCAATTAATTACATGCCGACACTTTGTTTGTGATAAAGAAGGAAGCAAGTGTATGAAAGACAAAAggcaacaagagaaaattgttCACAGACGCAAAGATACAAGGACAAATTGCCAATCTCGAATGGTGGTGTCAAAAATGAAGAGTGGACTATGGACTATAAAAACCTTTGGTGATGCACATAACCATGATTtactaactagtccctctaaAGTGATGAAGATGCGGTCCCATCACCATATTAGTGATATATGTAAAAGTTTGATGGAGGCATTGCATAAAAGTAGAGTGGGACCGAGCCAAATGTCTCGAATATTGAATGAAACACTTTCAGATACGGGGTGTGCACAAATTACTAGAGAAGATTGCTCAAATCATTTAAGGGCAGTGCGAAGTAATAATATTGGGCAAGAATGCATGGCTATTGTAAAatatttcaaggaaaaaaagctcaatgatgatttttttttctttgatatggAACTTGATGAGTTCGGCCAGACTAGATCTGTTTTTTGGGCTGATGGAAGATGCAGAATTGCATATTCAGAATTTGGAGATGTTGTTTTTGATACCACTTATCAAACGAATAGATTTTGCTTCCCCTTTGCTCCTTTTGTTGGGGTCAATCATCATAAGCaatcaattttatttggttgtgcTCTAATCgcagatgaaaaagaagaaagttttttaTGGGTGTTTGAAACGTGGATGAAATGTATGCTAGGAAAACATCCACAAACAATTATTACAGATCAAGATTTGGCTATGGGGAAAGCTATTGCAAAAGTTTTTCCAAATTCTGGTCATCGATTGTGCTCATGGCACATTGGGAGAAATTCGATGAAGTATTTAGTTGATTTGAAGAGCAAAGAAGGCTTCCTGGGGGATTACAACAGCTGGCTACACCGTAGTGCATCAATTGAAGCGTTTGAAAGTAAATGGGGTGAACTTAAAGCAACATACAATATTGATGATAAACATTGGTTGAGTAAAATGTATGAAATTCGACACAAATGGGTTTTTCTATATTGGCAAAATATTTTCACAGCTGGAATGACCTCTACACAACGCAGTGAAAGTATTAACTCATTTTTTGATGGCTTTGTTAATTCGCAAACTCCATTGGATGAGTTTGTTATGCAGTATGATAAGGCATTGTGTGCTCGacgaaatgatgaagaaaatgaagatttcAAGACTTTAAACTCTATGCCTAACTTTCATACAGGTCATCCAATTGAGAGACATGCAGGGGAAGTGTACACAAGAGCTGtgttcaatatcttccaagcagaATTACGAGAAAGTGATAGTATGCTAGCTGAACGCATTCGTGATGGGACTGATCATGCCAAATATAAAATCTGCAATCACATTGTTATATTTAGGAGAGATGACCTTGAAGATGGGGAGCCTATTGCTACATGTTCTTGTAAGAAGTTCGAGACTGAGGGTGTGTTGTGTTgtcatatattgaaaatatttaaaaagaaggaGGTTGCAAAGATTCccaaaaattatattcttcGTCGTTGGAGTATGGTTGCAAGAAATCGGTCAAATGTTATGATGGTTGATATAAGTAACAATGCTTTCACACCCTTGATGAAGTGGAATGCACAAAATATGTGTTTTCGTATTGCACAGTCTATATCATCCTTAGAGATGTATGAAAAAATTATGCCTAAGCTAAATGACATATTCAAAATTGTTGGTGAATTTTCTTTCCCTGCAACCTCTGGTGGAGATGATGTTTGTGGGTCACACATAAGTATTCTCGATCCAAAACGTGTTAAAAGTAAAGGTCGGCCGAAAGTGAATACAAGGATTAAATCTGGAATCGATATTCAATTGTCATTGCAGAAGAAAAGGACTTGCAGTAGATGTGGGAGAAAGGGTCATTACATGTCTACATGCACATTCA GTCTGTCTTGA
- the LOC120263836 gene encoding uncharacterized protein LOC120263836: MPSYTPPTTTTTTTTTTKPDLQTLISTSLPFLHNDLPSIHPSLPSLISTLISSGAADCWHKHSTFFSHLLSVHRILSLWSSSSSSSPLPLAGLFHSAYSNSYVNLAIFPPTSSSRATLTSLLTPSVERLVHLFCVIPRHLLIHDLLLSHFPSDDDLRHHLLLSLDPSQLSWRLKIQSFLPSQGLTLKHIRTGEDVHLSRRVIAAFLLMTMADFSDQLFSFQDQLFNNDNGRLEFSGNNFTSLWPGDGKPGLWMNSISRMGALFRLIVREEEVFIEERRRAGGVEVDKERDEDLELVIPPVFESCTEVLGTEEQKEGRELYWEAVCSGSGGEKEEKLLKKSCEKNPFVGEPHIVLGQVCLGLGKYEEAEKEVEKGLRLVLEWGSSWDKRIGWEGWVAWGRVLLMKAKEKDWPNTSWGILNLGLVR; this comes from the coding sequence ATGCCATCATACACAcctcccaccaccaccaccaccaccaccaccaccaccaaaccAGACCTCCAAACTCTCATCTCAACCTCTCTCCCATTCCTCCACAACGACCTCCCTTCAATCCACCCTTCTCTCCCATCCCTCATCTCCACCCTCATCTCTTCCGGCGCCGCCGACTGCTGGCACAAACACTCCACCTTCTTCTCCCACCTCCTCTCCGTCCACCGCATCCTCTCTCTCTggtcctcttcctcttcctcttcccctCTCCCTCTCGCCGGCCTCTTCCACTCCGCCTACTCCAACTCCTACGTCAACCTCGCTATCTTCCCTCCCACCTCCTCTTCCCGCGCAACTCTCACCTCTCTCCTCACTCCCTCCGTCGAGCGTCTCGTCCATCTCTTCTGCGTCATCCCTCGCCATCTCCTCATCCACGACCTTCTCCTCTCTCACTTCCCTTCCGACGACGATCTCCGCCACCACCTTCTCCTTTCCCTTGACCCTTCTCAACTTTCATGGCGTCTCAAAATCCAATCTTTCCTCCCTTCCCAAGGTCTCACTCTCAAACACATCAGGACCGGGGAAGACGTCCATCTCTCTCGCCGTGTCATCGCCGCTTTCCTCCTCATGACCATGGCTGACTTCAGTGACCAGCTTTTCAGTTTCCAGGACCAGCTCTTCAACAACGACAACGGCAGACTTGAGTTCTCCGGCAATAACTTCACTTCTCTCTGGCCTGGAGACGGCAAACCTGGGTTATGGATGAACTCTATTTCAAGAATGGGAGCTTTGTTCAGACTTATAGTTAGAGAAGAAGAGGTTTTCATTGAGGAAAGAAGGAGAGCAGGAGGAGTGGAAGTGGATAAAGAGAGAGATGAAGACTTAGAACTGGTTATCCCTCCAGTGTTTGAGAGTTGCACTGAAGTATTAGGAACAGAGGAACAAAAGGAAGGGAGAGAGTTATACTGGGAAGCAGTTTGTAGTGGAAGTggaggagaaaaagaagagaagttgttgaagaagagttgtgagaAGAACCCTTTTGTAGGGGAACCTCATATAGTTTTAGGGCAGGTTTGTTTAGGGTTGGGGAAGTATGAGGAAGCTGAGAAGGAGGTGGAGAAAGGGTTGAGGTTGGTGTTGGAGTGGGGGAGTAGTTGGGATAAGAGAATTGGGTGGGAAGGGTGGGTGGCTTGGGGAAGAGTGTTGTTGATGAAGGCTAAGGAGAAGGATTGGCCTAATACTTCATGGGGGATACTTAATCTTGGCCTTGTCAGATGA